A window of the Branchiibius hedensis genome harbors these coding sequences:
- a CDS encoding HelD family protein, with amino-acid sequence MGNHFVTAPNASAPHTGPAAAPAASAASAPDPAAELTAELAREQAHVDRVYTELTKAGERAALIEVEGMSRGRTDRVGVAREEEITGLFERDALVFNAGRRRQSLEHQYEGLVFGRLDLADADVRYIGRLGVRDDDYEPLVIDWRAPAAAPFYRATPVSPEGVVRRRVLRCRDATVLGIEDDLMVPEAPEGMVVVGDGALMAALTRTRGAQMRDIVATIQRHQDEAIRASSRGITEITGGPGTGKTVVALHRAAYLLYADRRRYEAGGILVVGPSAAYTAYIERVLPSLGEDSVTLRSLGDVVGGITANRLDPVAAAAIKGSLRIRRVLSRAARDLPPTAPPALRAMVGGVPIRIDAPQLQRIRAEILRHHQHNQGRDAALTALAEAAWRQVHDGERDEFLDRFREHRDIEAFVKAWWPSLDPREVLLWLADESRLATYAHGVLNGEQQSVLSASLQTALTTGTWSVADVALIDDLSARLGIAAPEPEEERGFYEIEELDNVGQYGVSEVEVRGTSAQTAPTFEVTPQDARDRLLQGVIGERGEYAHVLVDEAQDLSPMQWRMLGRRGRTASWTVVGDAAQASWDDAAEAAAARDEAFGAKARQRFHMDTNYRNAREIFDTAAELIRTVMPDADIPNAVRETGVYPVRRTVASDALKAAVDTATRDLLAEVDGSVAVIAPDAHRAELAGVAGLDDRVVLIDPMSTKGLEYDATVIVDPDAITAESAGGARVTYVALTRAAHRMTVLEVG; translated from the coding sequence CGCGTCTACACCGAACTGACCAAGGCCGGCGAACGCGCGGCACTGATCGAGGTCGAGGGCATGTCACGCGGTCGCACCGACCGCGTCGGCGTCGCCCGCGAGGAGGAGATCACCGGCCTGTTCGAACGGGATGCGCTGGTGTTCAATGCCGGTCGGCGCCGCCAGTCCCTTGAGCACCAATACGAAGGTCTGGTCTTCGGGCGCCTGGACCTGGCCGACGCTGACGTGCGCTACATCGGTCGTCTCGGGGTCCGCGACGACGACTACGAACCGCTCGTCATCGACTGGCGGGCACCGGCCGCCGCACCGTTCTACCGCGCCACTCCGGTGTCACCAGAAGGTGTCGTACGGCGTCGGGTGCTGCGCTGCCGGGACGCCACCGTGCTGGGCATCGAGGACGATCTGATGGTGCCGGAGGCACCCGAGGGCATGGTCGTCGTGGGCGACGGAGCCCTCATGGCCGCCCTCACCCGGACGCGCGGCGCCCAGATGCGCGACATCGTCGCCACCATCCAACGGCACCAGGACGAAGCGATCCGCGCCTCCAGCCGGGGCATCACCGAGATCACCGGAGGTCCGGGCACCGGCAAGACCGTCGTTGCGTTGCACCGCGCGGCGTATCTCTTGTACGCCGACCGCCGGCGCTACGAGGCCGGCGGCATCCTGGTGGTCGGACCGTCGGCGGCGTACACCGCCTACATCGAGCGGGTGCTGCCCTCCCTCGGCGAGGACAGTGTGACCCTGCGGTCGCTGGGTGATGTGGTCGGCGGGATCACCGCGAACCGTCTCGACCCGGTGGCCGCCGCGGCGATCAAAGGTTCGCTGCGGATCCGTCGGGTGCTCTCGCGCGCTGCCCGGGACCTGCCGCCGACCGCACCACCGGCGTTGCGGGCCATGGTGGGTGGCGTCCCGATCCGTATCGACGCACCGCAGTTGCAGCGGATCCGAGCCGAGATCCTGCGCCACCACCAGCACAACCAGGGCAGGGACGCGGCGCTGACCGCGCTGGCCGAAGCGGCTTGGCGACAGGTGCATGACGGTGAGCGCGACGAATTCCTGGACCGGTTCCGGGAGCACCGGGACATCGAGGCGTTCGTCAAGGCGTGGTGGCCGTCGCTGGACCCGCGGGAGGTGCTGCTGTGGCTCGCGGACGAGTCGCGGCTGGCTACCTACGCGCACGGCGTGCTCAACGGGGAGCAGCAATCCGTACTGAGCGCGTCCCTGCAGACCGCCCTGACCACCGGGACCTGGTCGGTCGCCGATGTTGCCTTGATCGACGACCTGTCTGCCCGTCTGGGGATAGCGGCGCCGGAGCCGGAGGAGGAGCGCGGCTTCTACGAGATCGAGGAACTGGACAACGTCGGGCAGTACGGCGTGTCCGAGGTCGAGGTGCGTGGCACCTCCGCGCAGACCGCGCCCACCTTCGAAGTCACGCCGCAGGACGCGCGGGATCGGCTGCTGCAGGGCGTGATCGGCGAGCGCGGCGAGTACGCCCACGTCCTGGTGGACGAAGCGCAGGACCTGTCGCCGATGCAGTGGCGGATGCTCGGGCGACGCGGGCGCACCGCGAGTTGGACCGTCGTCGGGGATGCCGCGCAAGCCTCCTGGGACGACGCCGCGGAGGCCGCGGCGGCCCGCGACGAAGCATTCGGCGCCAAGGCGCGCCAGCGGTTCCACATGGACACCAACTACCGCAACGCCCGCGAGATCTTCGACACCGCAGCCGAGTTGATCCGCACGGTGATGCCGGACGCGGACATCCCGAACGCCGTACGGGAAACGGGGGTCTACCCGGTCCGGCGCACAGTCGCCTCCGACGCGCTGAAAGCGGCCGTGGACACCGCCACCCGGGATCTGCTCGCCGAGGTCGACGGCTCGGTCGCCGTCATCGCGCCCGACGCGCACCGTGCCGAACTTGCCGGGGTAGCCGGGTTGGACGACCGGGTGGTGCTGATCGATCCGATGTCGACCAAGGGCCTGGAGTACGACGCCACGGTCATCGTCGACCCGGACGCGATCACCGCGGAGTCCGCCGGCGGCGCTAGGGTCACCTACGTCGCGCTCACCCGGGCGGCGCATCGGATGACCGTTCTGGAGGTTGGGTGA
- a CDS encoding chorismate mutase — protein MAQEDTAADAVLAGYRRSIDNIDAALIYILAERFRITQAVGAYKAEQKLPPADPAREERQIARLRGLAQDAGLDPEFSEKFLRFVIDEVIHHHERIRVLSDEA, from the coding sequence ATGGCGCAGGAGGACACCGCGGCCGATGCGGTATTGGCCGGTTACCGGCGGTCGATCGACAACATCGACGCGGCCCTGATTTACATCCTGGCGGAGCGGTTCCGGATCACCCAGGCGGTCGGCGCGTACAAGGCCGAGCAGAAGTTGCCGCCGGCTGATCCCGCTCGGGAGGAGCGGCAGATCGCCCGGTTGCGAGGGTTGGCGCAGGACGCGGGGCTCGACCCGGAGTTCAGCGAGAAGTTCCTCCGTTTCGTGATCGATGAGGTCATCCACCACCACGAGCGGATCAGAGTGCTGTCCGACGAAGCGTGA